One genomic region from Gammaproteobacteria bacterium encodes:
- a CDS encoding sulfoxide reductase heme-binding subunit YedZ, with protein sequence MASTPSRGTLRLLKIVLFIAALFPAFSLVLATFEVAGLSLGANPVEELLHEAGEWGLRFLLITLSITPLRRITGMNWLIRFRRMLGLFAFFYVSAHFLIYAILDQGLAPGPIIEDIVERPYITLGIAALLMLIPLAVTSTNAMMRRLGRRWQQLHYLVYPAAILGVWHFWWQVKEDIREPVI encoded by the coding sequence GTGGCTTCCACACCTTCCCGCGGCACGCTGCGGCTGCTAAAGATTGTCCTTTTCATTGCAGCCCTGTTTCCAGCGTTTAGCCTGGTTCTTGCCACTTTCGAGGTTGCCGGCCTGTCACTGGGCGCCAATCCGGTCGAAGAACTTTTACACGAAGCCGGCGAATGGGGCCTGCGCTTCCTGCTCATCACGCTGAGCATTACTCCGTTGCGACGCATCACCGGTATGAACTGGCTCATTCGTTTTCGCCGCATGCTCGGCCTTTTTGCCTTCTTTTATGTCAGTGCTCATTTCCTGATCTATGCGATTCTCGACCAGGGTCTTGCACCTGGACCGATCATCGAGGATATCGTCGAACGACCGTACATTACGCTGGGCATTGCCGCGCTGCTCATGCTTATCCCTCTGGCTGTCACCTCGACAAATGCCATGATGCGCCGCCTGGGCCGACGCTGGCAGCAGCTGCACTACCTGGTCTACCCGGCGGCCATCCTGGGCGTGTGGCACTTCTGGTGGCAGGTAAAAGAGGACATCCGCGAGCCGGTCATCTA